One window of the Oncorhynchus clarkii lewisi isolate Uvic-CL-2024 chromosome 19, UVic_Ocla_1.0, whole genome shotgun sequence genome contains the following:
- the LOC139375266 gene encoding zinc finger and BTB domain-containing protein 18.2-like — translation MEFPDHSRQLLQCLSQQRHQGFLCDCTVLVGDARFKAHRAVLASCSMYFHLFYRDQPDKRDVVHLNSDIVTAPAFSLLLEFMYEGKLEFNTLPVEDVLAAASYLHMYDIVKVCKSKLKDKELCYLDEKVSEVIALSCLEKESSSDSELQSKQPGPGRRQTQQLPQRAPPAEEFDIDNSEVRLAVTDCDRSAQSRQKANGHPGRSPDLVGVNYVSAEAEPCVQTAGKTKADVSSCTVLLSQRSRASVDMDCALDLSFKPLSSRDPIHPTYISGQLALDSQQQGTEPLVKDEHDLLSEQEDSEAMSPESQRFGNSARSSVVTGFAALFPGNNGSTSALLSQEEDLMEEGVGSGGRGGTRGREGDERRGRLLGDSEEEDDLASSDISTSSGVLLPPGQQVCVCPLCSKVFPSPHVLQLHLSSHFREKDGARSKLSPDGSVPTCSQCGKTFSCMYTLKRHERTHSGEKPYTCGQCGKSFQYSHNLSRHAVVHTREKPHACKWCERRFTQSGDLYRHIRKFHCGLVKTLAIG, via the coding sequence ATGGAGTTCCCAGACCATAGCCGCCAGTTGTTGCAGTGCCTGAGTCAGCAGCGTCACCAAGGTTTCCTCTGTGACTGCACTGTTCTCGTAGGGGATGCACGATTCAAAGCACACAGAGCCGTGCTGGCCTCATGCAGCATGTACTTCCATCTCTTCTACAGGGACCAGCCAGACAAAAGGGACGTTGTGCATCTGAACAGTGACATTGTGACAGCCCCGGCTTTCAGTCTGCTCCTTGAGTTTATGTATGAGGGGAAGCTGGAATTCAACACACTGCCAGTGGAGGATGTCCTGGCTGCGGCCAGTTACCTTCACATGTATGATATAGTGAAAGTGTGCAAAAGCAAGCTGAAAGATAAGGAACTGTGCTACCTGGATGAGAAGGTTAGCGAGGTGATAGCACTGAGCTGTCTGGAAAAGGAGAGCTCCTCAGACAGCGAGCTGCAGAGCAAGCAGCCAGGGCCAGGCCGGCGACAGACACAGCAGCTGCCCCAGAGAGCCCCCCCGGCAGAGGAGTTTGACATCGACAACAGCGAAGTCAGGCTGGCTGTCACAGATTGTGATAGGTCTGCACAGAGCAGGCAGAAGGCAAACGGTCACCCTGGCAGGTCCCCGGACCTTGTAGGTGTCAATTATGTGTCAGCAGAGGCCGAGCCCTGCGTCCAAACAGCTGGAAAAACAAAAGCTGATGTCAGTAGTTGCACAGTATTGCTGTCCCAGAGGTCCCGGGCTTCAGTTGACATGGACTGTGCTCTGGATTTGTCTTTCAAGCCACTGTCTAGCAGAGATCCCATACACCCCACCTACATCTCGGGACAGCTGGCCCTCGACAGCCAGCAGCAGGGCACTGAGCCACTTGTTAAAGATGAACACGACTTGCTGTCAGAGCAGGAGGACAGTGAGGCGATGAGCCCGGAGAGCCAGCGCTTTGGGAATAGTGCCAGGAGCTCAGTGGTGACAGGGTTCGCTGCCCTCTTCCCAGGCAACAACGGCTCCACATCGGCCCTGCTCTCCCAGGAGGAAGACctgatggaggagggggtgggCAGTGGAGGAAGGGGGGGCACGAGGGGCAGAGAGGGcgatgagaggagggggaggctgTTGGGGGACAGTGAGGAGGAGGACGACCTGGCCTCTTCGGACATCTCCACCTCCAGTGGGGTCCTGCTGCCCCCGGggcaacaggtgtgtgtgtgtccactatGCAGCAAGGTGTTCCCCAGTCCCCATGTGCTCCAACTGCACCTCAGCTCACATTTCCGTGAGAAGGACGGAGCACGCTCCAAGCTCTCCCCCGACGGTTCTGTTCCCACCTGCTCACAGTGTGGCAAGACCTTCTCCTGCATGTACACCTTGAAGCGGCACGAGCGCACACACTCTGGCGAGAAACCATACACCTGTGGCCAGTGCGGCAAGAGCTTCCAGTACTCTCATAACTTGAGCCGGCATGCCGTGGTTCACACACGTGAGAAGCCTCACGCCTGCAAGTGGTGTGAGCGGCGCTTCACCCAATCTGGGGACCTGTACCGCCACATCCGCAAGTTCCACTGTGGCCTTGTCAAGACCCTCGCCATTGGATAA